A section of the Streptomyces sp. NBC_00178 genome encodes:
- a CDS encoding NAD(P)H-hydrate dehydratase: MRHAYSVETVRAAERAVMARLPEGTLMQRAAAGLAVACGDLLRRNGRVYGSRVLLLVGSGDNGGDTLYAGARLARRGAGVRAVLTAPDKVHRAGLAALLAAGGQVLDGPDPGPFGPVDLVVDGITGIGGHGGLRPGAADLVRAVTRGHAPVLSVDLPSGVEADTGQVLGAAVRADATVTFGAYKPGLLVDPAAGHAGALRLVDIGLGPELPARPDLEALQYADVAALLPVPDAESDKYRRGVVGVAAGSERYPGAAVLAVAGALHGGAGAVRYAGPGADAVIARFPEVLVHPGPPSKAGRVQAWVVGPGLGDSSSAAGAVADVLAADVPVLVDADGLRLMDAGAVRARTAPTVLTPHAGEAAALLGVPREEIEAGRLAAVRELAARYDATVLLKGSTTLVAEAGDAPVRINPTGTSWLATAGSGDVLSGLTGSLLAAGLAPRDAASVGAYLHGLAARRASDGAPVAAQDVADAVPAAWRDVRA; the protein is encoded by the coding sequence ATGCGACATGCCTACAGCGTCGAGACCGTACGGGCGGCCGAGCGCGCCGTGATGGCGCGGCTCCCGGAGGGCACGCTCATGCAGCGCGCCGCCGCCGGGCTCGCGGTGGCCTGCGGCGACCTCCTGCGGCGCAACGGCCGGGTCTACGGCTCCCGGGTGCTGCTCCTCGTCGGCAGCGGCGACAACGGCGGCGACACCCTCTACGCGGGAGCCCGGCTGGCGCGGCGGGGGGCCGGTGTACGCGCGGTCCTGACCGCGCCGGACAAGGTCCACCGGGCCGGGCTCGCCGCCCTGCTGGCCGCGGGCGGACAGGTCCTCGACGGCCCGGACCCGGGCCCCTTCGGCCCCGTCGACCTCGTCGTCGACGGCATCACCGGGATCGGCGGACACGGCGGCCTGCGCCCCGGCGCCGCCGACCTGGTGCGGGCGGTCACCCGGGGGCACGCGCCCGTGCTGTCCGTGGACCTGCCGAGCGGCGTCGAGGCGGACACCGGGCAGGTGCTCGGGGCCGCCGTGCGCGCGGACGCGACGGTCACCTTCGGCGCGTACAAACCGGGGCTGCTCGTCGATCCGGCCGCCGGACACGCGGGAGCCCTGCGCCTGGTGGACATCGGCCTGGGCCCGGAACTGCCCGCCCGCCCGGACCTGGAGGCCCTCCAGTACGCCGACGTCGCGGCCCTGCTGCCGGTGCCCGACGCGGAGAGCGACAAGTACCGGCGCGGGGTCGTGGGCGTGGCCGCCGGGTCCGAGCGGTACCCGGGGGCGGCGGTGCTCGCGGTCGCCGGGGCGCTGCACGGCGGCGCCGGAGCCGTCCGGTACGCGGGCCCGGGCGCCGACGCCGTGATCGCCCGCTTCCCGGAGGTCCTGGTCCACCCGGGGCCGCCGTCGAAGGCGGGACGGGTCCAGGCCTGGGTCGTCGGTCCCGGGCTCGGCGACTCCTCGTCGGCCGCCGGCGCGGTGGCCGACGTGCTCGCCGCGGACGTCCCGGTCCTCGTCGACGCGGACGGGCTGCGGCTGATGGACGCCGGAGCGGTCCGCGCGCGGACCGCCCCCACCGTCCTGACCCCGCACGCCGGCGAGGCCGCCGCGCTGCTCGGGGTGCCGCGCGAGGAGATCGAGGCGGGACGGCTCGCCGCCGTGCGGGAACTCGCCGCGCGCTACGACGCGACGGTGCTGCTCAAGGGGTCCACGACCCTCGTCGCCGAGGCGGGGGACGCACCCGTGCGGATCAACCCGACCGGCACGTCCTGGCTGGCCACGGCGGGCAGCGGGGACGTGCTGTCCGGGCTGACGGGTTCCCTGCTCGCGGCGGGCCTCGCGCCCCGCGACGCCGCCTCCGTCGGCGCCTATCTGCACGGCCTCGCGGCGCGCCGGGCGTCGGACGGGGCGCCGGTCGCCGCACAGGACGTCGCGGACGCCGTGCCGGCGGCGTGGCGGGATGTGCGCGCCTGA
- a CDS encoding DUF488 domain-containing protein translates to MGSAVRVHRVYDPPEDDDGTRVLVDRLWPRGVSKEHAAVDVWAKDATPSKELRTWFHDNRDRYDDFVDRYRTELGDPAHAGAVGDLLDLLRAGGPVTFVTAVKDVPASHVPVLVDHLEHALGQR, encoded by the coding sequence ATGGGCAGTGCCGTACGCGTACACAGGGTGTACGACCCGCCGGAGGACGACGACGGCACCCGGGTGCTCGTCGACCGGCTGTGGCCGCGGGGGGTCTCCAAGGAGCACGCGGCCGTCGACGTGTGGGCCAAGGACGCGACTCCCTCCAAGGAACTGCGCACCTGGTTCCACGACAACCGGGACCGCTACGACGACTTCGTGGACCGCTACCGCACCGAACTCGGCGATCCGGCCCACGCCGGGGCCGTCGGCGACCTGCTCGACCTGCTGCGCGCCGGCGGCCCGGTCACCTTCGTGACGGCGGTGAAGGACGTTCCCGCCAGCCACGTCCCGGTTCTCGTCGACCATCTGGAGCACGCCCTCGGACAGCGGTGA
- the alr gene encoding alanine racemase, which yields MNETATLRARAEIDLAALRANVRALRARASGAQLMAVVKSDAYGHGAVPCARAAQEAGAAWLGTATPQEALALRAAGIGGPLMCWLWTPGGPWREAVEAGIDVSVSGMWALDEVVAAATEAGVPARVQLKADTGLGRNGCQPADWPQLVSAARAAETAGVLRVTGLWSHFACADEPGHPSIAAQLDVFRDMVAYAEKEGVTPEVRHIANSPATLTVPESHFDLVRTGIAMYGISPSPELGTPADFGLRPVMTFAASVALVKQVPPGHGISYGHHYTTSAETTLALVPVGYADGVPRHASGRGPVLVGGAVRRVAGRVAMDQFVVDLEGDSLEAGAEAVLFGPGDRGEPSAEDWAVAAGTIAYEIVTRIGARVPRVHLHEDSGRG from the coding sequence ATGAACGAGACAGCGACCCTGAGAGCCCGTGCCGAGATCGACCTCGCCGCACTGCGCGCCAACGTGCGCGCACTGCGCGCGCGGGCGTCCGGCGCGCAGCTCATGGCCGTGGTGAAGTCCGACGCCTACGGTCACGGGGCCGTGCCCTGCGCCAGGGCCGCGCAGGAGGCGGGCGCCGCGTGGCTGGGAACCGCCACCCCGCAGGAGGCACTCGCGCTGCGGGCCGCCGGGATCGGCGGCCCGTTGATGTGCTGGCTGTGGACGCCGGGCGGCCCTTGGCGCGAGGCGGTGGAGGCCGGCATCGACGTCTCGGTGAGCGGCATGTGGGCGCTCGACGAGGTCGTCGCCGCGGCCACCGAGGCAGGGGTACCTGCCCGGGTCCAGCTCAAGGCCGACACGGGCCTGGGACGCAACGGCTGCCAGCCCGCCGACTGGCCGCAGCTCGTCTCCGCTGCCCGCGCCGCCGAGACCGCGGGCGTCCTGCGCGTCACCGGCCTGTGGTCGCACTTCGCCTGCGCCGACGAGCCCGGGCACCCCTCGATCGCCGCGCAGCTGGACGTCTTCCGGGACATGGTGGCGTACGCGGAGAAGGAGGGCGTGACGCCCGAGGTGCGGCACATCGCCAACTCCCCGGCGACGCTCACGGTGCCCGAGTCGCACTTCGACCTCGTGCGCACCGGGATCGCGATGTACGGCATCTCGCCCAGCCCCGAGCTGGGCACCCCGGCCGACTTCGGGCTGCGCCCCGTGATGACGTTCGCCGCCTCGGTCGCCCTGGTCAAGCAGGTGCCGCCGGGGCACGGCATCAGCTACGGCCACCACTACACGACCTCCGCCGAGACGACCCTCGCCCTGGTGCCCGTCGGCTACGCGGACGGCGTCCCGCGCCACGCCTCCGGCCGGGGGCCCGTGCTCGTCGGGGGTGCCGTCCGCCGGGTCGCCGGCCGCGTCGCCATGGACCAGTTCGTGGTCGACCTCGAGGGCGACAGCCTCGAAGCGGGCGCGGAGGCGGTGCTGTTCGGGCCGGGGGACCGGGGCGAGCCGAGCGCCGAGGACTGGGCGGTCGCGGCCGGCACCATCGCGTACGAGATCGTCACGCGCATCGGTGCGCGCGTCCCCCGCGTCCACCTCCACGAGGACTCCGGCCGGGGCTGA